Sequence from the Pontibacter pudoricolor genome:
GCATTGCGACGAAGGAGCAAAGGAAATGTACACCGCGCGATGCCCGAAGACGGGGCCTCCCGGCCGTGAGGGCACCAAAGCAAGATTGAAACGATAGGTAAGTAAAGCTCCCAGGATTAGAAGAAACTATAGAAGAAAGGCTTGGTTCAGGTTGCAACTATAACTAACTATAGAACCCAGATTTCTCACTTTGTTCGAAATGACAAACGAGAAACTATAGTCATATAAAATCCCTCGACTGACGCTAGGGATGACGGTAGAGAAGATTAAGATTCCTCACAGTTATGCTGGCGCTCTTCGACTCGCGTCTCAAGAAGACTCAAAATGACAAAAGAGTAGAAAAAGCAACTATAGCCCTGACTATAGCAAGAGCTACGCACGCTGCAAATGCTAAAAAACCTACAAAGTGATACAAATCATCAATCTAAACAAACACTACTTTACCAAATAATTGTGTTGTAACTTTGCGGAAAATGAAAGCAGTGCTGCTGAAAGAAATACTATACCTGATACAAAAAGACCTGGTCCTGGAATGGCGACAGAAGTATGCCTTTAACGGCATGTTGCTGTACGTGGGCAGTACGGTTTTTGTGTGTTACCTGAGCTTTGGTCTCCGCCAGTTCTCCGACGACAGTGGCCCGATCTGGAACGCTTTGCTTTGGATAATTTTACTGTTTACATCCGTAAATGCCATTGCCAAAAGCTTTATGCAGGAAAACCGTGGCAGGCTGCTATACTTCTACTCTATTGTTAGTCCGCAGGGCATAATACTGGCTAAAATTGTTTATAACACACTTTTAATGCTGCTGCTGGCTTTCATTTGCTTTGTGTTCTACGCATTTGTGTTGGGCAACCCGGTACAGGATGTTCCAATGTTCCTGCTTTCGCTTTTACTTGGAGCAATCGGGTTTTCAACATCGTTAACTATGATCTCGGCCATAGCCTCCAAAGCAGCAAACAGCAGCACATTAATGGCGATCCTCAGCTTTCCGGTTATAGTGCCGATGCTGCTGATGCTCATTAAAATGTCGAAGAATGCGATGGATGGTTTAGACAGAGGAGCCAGTCTCGACGAACTGCTCACTTTGCTTGCCATAAACATGATCGTTATCACTGTTTCTTATATTTTGTTCCCGTACCTTTGGCGTTCGTAAAACAGACACAGGACACAGCGTTTCAGGCAGAAGATTTTGACAACAGGAGAAGAATTAAATAACGAAACACGAGGCTTCTTACTTATAACTGAAACTTCGCGTCTAACACCTAATAGCTATTTATAAATGATGAAGAATTGGTGGAAAATCCTGACTGTACTGCTGCTGCTATTTACAGTGGTGGCCGGTATGCTGTCAGAAGTTCCGAGATTGGCCATTCTTAACGAAACCATCCGGAATTTATACTTCCATGTGCCTATGTGGTTTGGCATGATCCTGATCCTGCTGATATCCGTAATCTACTCTATTAAATACCTGCGCAACCCAACTATAAAAAACGATGTGATAGCCTACGAGGCTGCCAAGGTCGGTATCCTGTTTGGTGTGCTTGGTATAGTAACCGGCATGGAGTGGGCCAAATTTACGTGGGGCGAATACTGGAGCAACGACCCGAAACAAAACGCCTCGGCCATTGGCCTGCTGATCTATTTCGCCTATGTGGTACTGCGCAGCTCGTTTGCCGAGCAGCAGCAGCGCGCCCGCATCAGTGCTGTGTATAACATCTTTGCCTTTGCAGCTTTAATTCCGTTACTGTTTATACTTCCAAGACTTACAGATTCGCTGCACCCCGGCAACGGTGGCAACCCGGGTTTTAATACCTACGACCTCGACAGCCGCCTGCGCATGGTATTTTACCCTGCCGTGTTAGGCTGGACTATGCTAGGCATCTGGATCGTGAATGTAAGATCAAGATTTGAATTACTGAGACAACGCTTATATGAAACTGTTTAGAATACTGGCCATCTGCTGCTTTATAATTGGCGCATTGGCAGGACTTACACAAGTGCAGGC
This genomic interval carries:
- a CDS encoding heme exporter protein CcmB; translation: MKAVLLKEILYLIQKDLVLEWRQKYAFNGMLLYVGSTVFVCYLSFGLRQFSDDSGPIWNALLWIILLFTSVNAIAKSFMQENRGRLLYFYSIVSPQGIILAKIVYNTLLMLLLAFICFVFYAFVLGNPVQDVPMFLLSLLLGAIGFSTSLTMISAIASKAANSSTLMAILSFPVIVPMLLMLIKMSKNAMDGLDRGASLDELLTLLAINMIVITVSYILFPYLWRS
- the ccsA gene encoding cytochrome c biogenesis protein CcsA, with protein sequence MMKNWWKILTVLLLLFTVVAGMLSEVPRLAILNETIRNLYFHVPMWFGMILILLISVIYSIKYLRNPTIKNDVIAYEAAKVGILFGVLGIVTGMEWAKFTWGEYWSNDPKQNASAIGLLIYFAYVVLRSSFAEQQQRARISAVYNIFAFAALIPLLFILPRLTDSLHPGNGGNPGFNTYDLDSRLRMVFYPAVLGWTMLGIWIVNVRSRFELLRQRLYETV